A genome region from Flavobacterium sp. CFS9 includes the following:
- the pdxA gene encoding 4-hydroxythreonine-4-phosphate dehydrogenase PdxA — MNKKAENIIVGISVGDLNGIGSEVILKTFEDSRMLEMCTPVIFANAKILSFVKKSFTSTVQFHGVDKLEQVLPGKVNVFNLWKEGVDINFGKNDEKIGEYAIKSFVAATKALKEGLVDVLVTAPINKYNIQSEDFKFPGHTDYLDKELEGNALMMMVQDNLRVGLLTDHVPLNEVSSYLTEELIIRKIETIRKSLVQDFSIVKPKIAVLGLNPHSGDGGVIGKEEDLILKPALKKIFDKGTMVFGPFSADGFFGSGHYEKYDAIVATYHDQGLIPFKTLSFGKGVNYTAGLNKVRTSPDHGTAYDIAGKDMADFNSFKEAVYLAIDVFRSRNQYEEITEKPLKIKEKQL, encoded by the coding sequence ATGAATAAAAAAGCAGAAAATATAATTGTTGGAATTTCAGTTGGAGATTTAAACGGTATTGGAAGCGAAGTTATATTGAAAACATTCGAAGATTCTCGTATGTTGGAAATGTGTACGCCAGTTATTTTTGCAAACGCCAAAATACTTTCTTTTGTTAAAAAAAGCTTTACATCTACAGTTCAGTTTCACGGTGTAGATAAACTAGAGCAGGTTTTACCAGGAAAAGTTAATGTTTTTAATCTTTGGAAAGAAGGAGTTGATATTAACTTTGGTAAAAATGATGAGAAAATTGGCGAATACGCAATTAAATCATTTGTTGCGGCTACCAAAGCGCTAAAAGAAGGTTTGGTGGATGTTTTGGTAACGGCACCAATAAACAAATACAATATTCAATCGGAAGATTTTAAATTTCCGGGACATACCGATTATCTGGACAAAGAATTAGAAGGGAATGCCTTAATGATGATGGTTCAGGATAATTTACGAGTAGGTTTGCTTACCGATCATGTGCCGTTGAATGAAGTTTCTTCATATTTGACAGAAGAATTGATCATTAGAAAGATTGAAACTATCAGAAAATCACTGGTTCAGGATTTTAGTATTGTTAAACCAAAAATTGCCGTTTTAGGATTGAATCCGCATAGTGGTGATGGAGGTGTGATTGGGAAAGAAGAAGATTTGATTTTGAAGCCTGCTTTGAAAAAGATCTTTGATAAAGGAACTATGGTTTTTGGGCCATTTTCGGCAGATGGTTTTTTTGGAAGTGGTCACTATGAAAAGTATGATGCTATAGTAGCTACCTATCACGATCAGGGATTGATTCCGTTTAAAACATTGTCGTTTGGGAAGGGAGTGAATTATACAGCTGGTTTGAATAAGGTTAGAACTTCTCCAGATCACGGTACGGCTTATGATATTGCAGGAAAAGACATGGCAGATTTTAACTCATTTAAGGAGGCGGTTTATCTTGCAATAGATGTTTTTCGTTCGCGTAATCAGTATGAGGAGATTACTGAAAAGCCACTTAAAATAAAAGAAAAACAGTTATAA
- a CDS encoding riboflavin synthase: MFTGIIETLGRIHEIKKDQNNLHITVDSTITNELKIDQSVSHNGICLTVVAIKDSFYTVTAIDETILKTNIGDWKEGDIVNLERGMKLGDRLDGHIVQGHVDQTGTCIKIEEAHGSWNYTFEYDKNLSNITIEKGSITVNGVSLTVVNSKTNEFSVSIIPYTFENTNFKNFKVGTKINLEFDVVGKYISRLYAINK, encoded by the coding sequence ATGTTCACAGGAATTATAGAAACCCTAGGAAGGATTCACGAAATAAAAAAAGATCAAAACAATCTTCACATCACAGTTGACTCCACAATCACTAATGAATTAAAAATTGACCAAAGCGTTTCTCATAACGGAATCTGCCTGACGGTTGTAGCTATAAAAGATTCATTTTATACCGTAACCGCTATCGATGAGACCATTTTAAAAACCAATATTGGCGACTGGAAAGAAGGCGATATTGTAAATCTGGAAAGAGGAATGAAACTTGGAGACCGTCTGGACGGACACATCGTACAGGGTCACGTTGACCAAACCGGAACCTGCATTAAAATCGAAGAAGCACACGGAAGCTGGAATTACACTTTTGAATACGACAAAAACCTCAGCAATATTACCATCGAAAAGGGCTCTATTACGGTAAACGGAGTAAGCCTGACGGTAGTAAACTCAAAAACAAACGAATTTAGCGTTTCGATTATTCCTTACACTTTTGAAAATACTAATTTTAAAAACTTCAAAGTTGGGACTAAAATAAACCTTGAATTTGACGTTGTTGGAAAATACATTTCAAGACTTTATGCTATAAACAAATAA